Proteins from a single region of Kogia breviceps isolate mKogBre1 chromosome 5, mKogBre1 haplotype 1, whole genome shotgun sequence:
- the EIF4G1 gene encoding eukaryotic translation initiation factor 4 gamma 1 isoform X8, protein MNKAPQPTGPPPAPSPGLPQPAFPPGQTAPVVFSTPQATQMNTPSQPRQGRSTYVVPTQQYPVQPGAPSFYPGASPTEFGTYAGAYYPAQGVQQFPTGVAPPPVLMNQPPQIAPKRERKTIRIRDPNQGGKDITEEIMSGARTASTPTPPQTGGGLEPQANGETPQVAVVVRPDDRSQGAIIGERPGLPGPEHSPSESQPSSPSPTPSPPPVLEPGSEPNLTVLPIPGDTMTTGMIQTSVEESTPVPPETGEPYCLSPEPTPLAEPILEVEVTLSKPVPESEFSSSPLQVPTPLASHKVEILPEPNGTVLSENLEPELESSPELAPLPPPACPSESPMPIAPTAQPEELLNGAPSPPAVDLSPVSEPEEQAKEATASVAPPTVLSATPAVVSPAASPAQEEDMEEEEEEEEEGEAEGEKGGEEPLPLESTPVPAHLSQNLEVASATQVAVSVPKRRRKIKELNKKETVGDLLDAFKEVNPGVPEVENQPPVGNNPSPEPEGSSVPPRPEEADETWDSKEDKIQNAENIQPGEQKYEYKSDQWKPLNLEEKKRYDREFLLGFQFIFASMQKPEGLPHISDVVLDKANKTPLRPLDPARLQGINCGPDFTPSFANLGRPALSRGPPRGGPGGELPRGPAGLGPRRSQQGSRKEPRKIIATVSMTEDIKLNKAEKAWKPSSKRTAADKDRGEEDTDGSKTQDLFRRVRSILNKLTPQMFQQLMKQVTQLAIDTEERLKGVIDLIFEKAISEPNFSVAYANMCRCLMALKVPTTEKPAVTVNFRKLLLNRCQKEFEKDKDDDEVFEKKQKEMDEAATAEERGRLKEELEEARDIARRRSLGNIKFIGELFKLKMLTEAIMHDCVVKLLKNHDEESLECLCRLLTTIGKDLDFEKAKPRMDQYFNQMEKIIKEKKTSSRIRFMLQDVLDLRRSNWVPRRGDQGPKTIDQIHKEAEMEEHREHIKVQQLMAKGSDKRRGGPPGPPISRGLPLVDDGGWNTVPISKGSRPIDTSRLTKITKPGSIDSNNQLFAPGGRLSWGKGSSGGSGAKPSDAASEAARPATSTLNRFSALQQAVPTESTDNRRVVQRSSLSRERGEKAGDRGDRLERSERGGDRLDRARTPATKRSFSKEVEERSRERPSQPEGLRKAASLTEDRDRGRDAVKREAALPAVSPPKAALSEEELEKKSRAIIEEYLHLNDMKEAVQCVQELASPSLLFIFVRHGIESTLERSAIAREHMGRLLHQLLCAGHLSTAQYYQGLYEILELAEDMEIDIPHVWLYLAELVTPILHEGGMPMGELFREITKPLRPLGKAASLLLEILGLLCKSMGPKKVGTLWREAGLSWKEFLPEGQDVGAFVTAQKVEYTLGEESEALGQRLLSSEELNKQLEKLLKEGSSNQRVFDWIEANVNEEQVASNTLVRALMTTVCYSAIIFETPLRVDVAVLKARAKLLQKYLCDEQTELQALYALQALVVTLEQPPNLLRMFFDALYDEDVVKEDAFYSWESSKDPAEQQGKGVALKSVTAFFKWLREAEEEESDHN, encoded by the exons CCCTGGACTCCCACAG CCAGCGTTTCCCCCGGGGCAGACAGCACCGGTGGTGTTCAGTACGCCTCAAGCGACACAAATGAACACGCCTTCTCAGCCCCGCCAG GGGCGTTCCACATATGTTGTCCCGACACAGCAGTATCCTGTGCAGCCGGGAGCCCCAAGCTTCTATCCGGGTGCAAGCCCTACAGAGTTTGGGACCTACG CTGGCGCCTACTACCCAGCCCAGGGTGTGCAGCAATTTCCCACTGGTGTGGCTCCCCCGCCGGTTTTGATGAACCAGCCACCCCAGATTGCTCCCAAGAGGGAGCGGAAGACG ATCCGAATTCGAGACCCAAatcaaggagggaaggatatcACGGAGGAGATCATGTCTGGGGCCCGCACTGCCTccacacccacccctccccag ACGGGAGGTGGTCTGGAGCCTCAGGCTAATGGGGAGACACCCCAGGTTGCTGTTGTTGTCCGGCCAG ATGACCGGTCGCAGGGAGCAATCATTGGGGAGCGGCCAGGGCTGCCTGGCCCAGAGCACAGCCCTTCAGAATCCCAGCCTTCGTCACCTTCTCCGACCCCATCACCACCGCCAGTCTTGGAACCCGGGTCTGAGCCTAATCTCACAGTCCTCCCTATTCCTGGGGACACTATGACAACGGGGATGATACAGACGTCTGTAGAAGAATCAACCCCCGTGCCCCCTGAAACTGGGGAGCCATATTGCCTCTCTCCAGAACCCACTCCCCTCGCTGAACCCATACTGGAAGTAGAAGTGACACTTAGCAAACCAGTTCCAGAATCTGAGTTCTCTTCCAGTCCTCTCCAGGTTCCCACCCCCCTGGCATCTCACAAGGTGGAAATTCTTCCTGAGCCTAATGGCACGGTCCTATCTGAGAATTTGGAACCAGAGTTGGAGTCGAGCCCAGAGcttgcccctctccctcccccggcTTGTCCCTCTGAATCCCCCATGCCCATTGCTCCAACTGCCCAACCTGAGGAACTGCTCAACGGAGCCCCCTCGCCACCAGCTGTGGACTTAAGCCCAGTCAGTGAACCAGAGGAGCAGGCCAAGGAGGCTACAGCATCGGTGGCTCCCCCCACCGTCCTTTCTGCCACTCCAGCTGTGGTTTCTCCAGCTGCTTCCCCTGCTCAGGAGGAGGAcatggaggaagaggaagaagaggaagaggaaggagaagctgagggtgagaagggaggagaggaacCGCTCCCCCTAGAGAGCACCCCTGTCCCAGCCCACCTGTCCCAGAATTTGGAGGTGGCATCAGCCACCCAAG TGGCAGTATCTGTGCCAAAGAGGAGACGGAAAATTAAGGAGCTCAATAAGAAGGAGACTGTAGGAGACCTTCTAGATGCCTTCAAGGAG GTGAACCCAGGAGTACCAGAGGTAGAAAATCAGCCTCCTGTAGGCAACAATCCCAGCCCAGAGCCTGAGGGCAGCAGTGTGCCCCCGCGACCTGAGGAAGCAGACGAGACCTGGGACTCAAAGGAAGACAAGATTCAAAATGCTGAGAACATCCAGCCGGGGGAACAGAAGTATGAATATAAGTCAG ATCAGTGGAAGCCTCTAAACCTTGAGGAGAAAAAGCGTTATGACCGTGAGTTCCTGCTTGGCTTTCAGTTCATCTTTGCCAGTATGCAGAAGCCAGAGGGATTGCCCCATATCAGTGATGTGGTGTTGGATAAG GCCAATAAAACACCATTGCGGCCACTGGATCCCGCTAGACTTCAAGGCATAAATTGTGGCCCAGACTTCACCCCATCCTTTGCCAACCTTGGCCGACCAGCCCTTAGCCGCGGGCCCCCGAGGGGTGGGCCAGGTGGGGAGCTGCCCCGAGGGCCG GCTGGTCTGGGACCCCGGCGATCTCAGCAGGGCTCCCGAAAGGAACCACGCAAGATCATTGCCACGGTGTCAATGACTGAAGATATAAAGCTGAACAAAGCAGAGAAGGCCTGGAAACCCAGTAGCAAGCGGACAGCGGCTGATAAGGACCGAGGGGAGGAGGACACTGATGGCAGCAAAACCCAG gaCCTGTTCCGCAGGGTGCGCTCCATCCTGAATAAGCTGACACCCCAGATGTTCCAGCAGCTGATGAAGCAGGTGACGCAGCTAGCCATCGACACCGAGGAACGCCTCAAAGGGGTCATTGACCTCATCTTCGAGAAGGCCATTTCAGAACCCAACTTCTCCGTGGCCTATGCCAACATGTGCCGCTGCCTCATGGCG CTGAAAGTGCCCACTACAGAAAAGCCAGCAGTGACTGTGAACTTCCGAAAACTGTTGTTAAACCGATGTCAGAAGGAGtttgaaaaagacaaagatgacGATGAGGTTTTTGAGAAGAAGCAAAAAGAGATGGATGAAGCTGCTACG GCAGAGGAACGGGGACGCCTGAAGGAAGAGCTGGAAGAGGCTCGAGACATAGCCCGGCGGCGCTCTTTAGGGAATATCAAGTTTATCGGGGAGTTGTTCAAGCTGAAGATGTTAACAGAGGCAATCATGCACGACTGTGTGGTTAAACTACTTAAGAACCATGATGAAGAGTCCCTCGAATGCCTTTGCCGTCTGCTCACCACCATTGGCAAAGACCTGGACTTTGAAAAGGCCAAG CCCCGGATGGATCAATATTTCAACCAGATGGAAAAAATCATTAAGGAAAAGAAGACTTCATCCCGAATCCGCTTTATGCTGCAAGACGTGCTGGATCTGCGACGG AGCAATTGGGTGCCGCGTCGAGGGGACCAGGGTCCCAAGACGATTGACCAAATCCACAAGGAAGCTGAGATGGAGGAGCATCGGGAGCACATAAAAGTGCAGCAGTTAATGGCCAAGGGCAGCGACAAGCGTCGGGGTGGCCCTCCAGGCCCACCCATCA GTCGTGGACTTCCACTTGTGGATGATGGTGGCTGGAACACAGTGCCCATCAGCAAGGGCAGCCGCCCTATTGACACCTCACGACTCACTAAGATCACGAAG CCTGGCTCCATTGATTCTAACAACCAGCTGTTTGCACCTGGAGGGCGATTGAGCTGGGGCAAGGGTAGCAGTGGAGGCTCAGGAGCCAAGCCCTCCGATGCAG CATCAGAAGCTGCTCGTCCAGCTACTAGTACCTTGAATCGCTTCTCAGCCCTTCAACAAGCAGTACCTACAGAAAGCACAGATAACAGACGTGTGGTACAGAG GAGTAGCTTGAGCCGGGAACGAGGTGAGAAAGCTGGGGACCGGGGAGACCGCCTAGAGCGGAGTGAACGGGGAGGTGACCGGCTTGATCGTGCACGGACACCCGCCACCAAGCGGAGCTTCAGCAAGGAAGTGGAGGAACGGAGTAGAGAGCGGccctctcagcctgagggacTGCGCAAGGCAGCTAGCCTCACGGAGGATCGGGACCGCGGGCGGGATGCTG TGAAGCGAGAAGCCGCCCTGCCCGCTGTGAGTCCCCCGAAGGCTGCGCTCTCTGAAGAGGAGCTGGAGAAGAAATCCAGGGCCATTATTGAGGAGTACCTCCATCTCAATGACATGAAG GAGGCGGTTCAGTGCGTGCAGGAGCTGGCCTCGCCCTCGCTGCTCTTCATCTTTGTGCGGCACGGCATCGAGTCCACGCTGGAGCGCAGCGCCATTGCCCGTGAGCACATGGGACGACTGCTGCACCAGCTGCTCTGTGCCGGGCACCTCTCCACTGCTCAGTACTACCAAGG GCTATATGAAATCCTGGAATTGGCTGAAGACATGGAAATTGACATCCCTCATGTGTGGCTCTACCTAGCAGAACTGGTAACGCCCATTCTGCATGAAGGTGGGATGCCCATGGGGGAGCTGTTCAG GGAGATTACAAAACCTCTGAGACCCCTGGGCAAAGCTGCTTCCCTGTTGCTGGAGATCCTGGGACTCCTATGCAAAAGCATG GGTCCCAAGAAGGTGGGGACGCTGTGGCGAGAGGCTGGACTCAGCTGGAAGGAATTTTTACCTGAAGGCCAGGATGTCGGTGCCTTTGTCACTGCACAG AAGGTGGAGTATACCTTGGGAGAGGAGTCAGAAGCCCTTGGCCAGAGGTTGCTGTCCTCTGAGGAGCTGAACAAGCAGCTGGAGAAGCTGCTGAAGGAGGGCAGCAGTAACCAGCGGGTGTTTGACTGGATAGAG GCCAACGTGAATGAGGAGCAGGTAGCATCCAACACATTAGTTCGAGCTCTCATGACAACAGTCTGCTACTCTGCAATTATCT TTGAGACTCCTCTCCGAGTGGATGTTGCGGTGCTGAAAGCGCGAGCGAAACTGCTACAGAAGTACCTGTGTGATGAGCAGACGGAGCTGCAGGCGCTCTATGCCCTCCAGGCCCTTGTAGTGACCTTAGAACAGCCCCCCA ACCTGCTTCGGATGTTCTTTGATGCGCTGTACGATGAGGACGTGGTGAAGGAGGACGCCTTCTATAGTTGGGAGAGTAGCAAGGACCCCGCTGAACAGCAGGGCAAGGGTGTGGCCCTTAAATCTGTCACAGCTTTCTTCAAGTGGCTTCGtgaggcggaggaggaggagtcTGACCACAACTGA
- the EIF4G1 gene encoding eukaryotic translation initiation factor 4 gamma 1 isoform X5, which yields MNKAPQPTGPPPAPSPGLPQHFYPSRAQPPSSAASRVQSAAPARPGPAAHVYPAGSQVMMIPSQISYPASQGAYYIPGQGRSTYVVPTQQYPVQPGAPSFYPGASPTEFGTYAGAYYPAQGVQQFPTGVAPPPVLMNQPPQIAPKRERKTIRIRDPNQGGKDITEEIMSGARTASTPTPPQTGGGLEPQANGETPQVAVVVRPDDRSQGAIIGERPGLPGPEHSPSESQPSSPSPTPSPPPVLEPGSEPNLTVLPIPGDTMTTGMIQTSVEESTPVPPETGEPYCLSPEPTPLAEPILEVEVTLSKPVPESEFSSSPLQVPTPLASHKVEILPEPNGTVLSENLEPELESSPELAPLPPPACPSESPMPIAPTAQPEELLNGAPSPPAVDLSPVSEPEEQAKEATASVAPPTVLSATPAVVSPAASPAQEEDMEEEEEEEEEGEAEGEKGGEEPLPLESTPVPAHLSQNLEVASATQVAVSVPKRRRKIKELNKKETVGDLLDAFKEVNPGVPEVENQPPVGNNPSPEPEGSSVPPRPEEADETWDSKEDKIQNAENIQPGEQKYEYKSDQWKPLNLEEKKRYDREFLLGFQFIFASMQKPEGLPHISDVVLDKANKTPLRPLDPARLQGINCGPDFTPSFANLGRPALSRGPPRGGPGGELPRGPQAGLGPRRSQQGSRKEPRKIIATVSMTEDIKLNKAEKAWKPSSKRTAADKDRGEEDTDGSKTQDLFRRVRSILNKLTPQMFQQLMKQVTQLAIDTEERLKGVIDLIFEKAISEPNFSVAYANMCRCLMALKVPTTEKPAVTVNFRKLLLNRCQKEFEKDKDDDEVFEKKQKEMDEAATAEERGRLKEELEEARDIARRRSLGNIKFIGELFKLKMLTEAIMHDCVVKLLKNHDEESLECLCRLLTTIGKDLDFEKAKPRMDQYFNQMEKIIKEKKTSSRIRFMLQDVLDLRRSNWVPRRGDQGPKTIDQIHKEAEMEEHREHIKVQQLMAKGSDKRRGGPPGPPISRGLPLVDDGGWNTVPISKGSRPIDTSRLTKITKPGSIDSNNQLFAPGGRLSWGKGSSGGSGAKPSDAASEAARPATSTLNRFSALQQAVPTESTDNRRVVQRSSLSRERGEKAGDRGDRLERSERGGDRLDRARTPATKRSFSKEVEERSRERPSQPEGLRKAASLTEDRDRGRDAVKREAALPAVSPPKAALSEEELEKKSRAIIEEYLHLNDMKEAVQCVQELASPSLLFIFVRHGIESTLERSAIAREHMGRLLHQLLCAGHLSTAQYYQGLYEILELAEDMEIDIPHVWLYLAELVTPILHEGGMPMGELFREITKPLRPLGKAASLLLEILGLLCKSMGPKKVGTLWREAGLSWKEFLPEGQDVGAFVTAQKVEYTLGEESEALGQRLLSSEELNKQLEKLLKEGSSNQRVFDWIEANVNEEQVASNTLVRALMTTVCYSAIIFETPLRVDVAVLKARAKLLQKYLCDEQTELQALYALQALVVTLEQPPNLLRMFFDALYDEDVVKEDAFYSWESSKDPAEQQGKGVALKSVTAFFKWLREAEEEESDHN from the exons CCCTGGACTCCCACAG CACTTCTACCCTAGCCGGGCCCAGCCCCCGAGCAGTGCAGCCTCCCGAGTGCAGAgtgcagcccccgcccgccctggcccAGCTGCCCATGTCTACCCTGCTGGATCCCAAGTAATGATGATCCCTTCCCAGATCTCCTACCCAGCCTCCCAGGGGGCCTACTACATCCCTGGACAG GGGCGTTCCACATATGTTGTCCCGACACAGCAGTATCCTGTGCAGCCGGGAGCCCCAAGCTTCTATCCGGGTGCAAGCCCTACAGAGTTTGGGACCTACG CTGGCGCCTACTACCCAGCCCAGGGTGTGCAGCAATTTCCCACTGGTGTGGCTCCCCCGCCGGTTTTGATGAACCAGCCACCCCAGATTGCTCCCAAGAGGGAGCGGAAGACG ATCCGAATTCGAGACCCAAatcaaggagggaaggatatcACGGAGGAGATCATGTCTGGGGCCCGCACTGCCTccacacccacccctccccag ACGGGAGGTGGTCTGGAGCCTCAGGCTAATGGGGAGACACCCCAGGTTGCTGTTGTTGTCCGGCCAG ATGACCGGTCGCAGGGAGCAATCATTGGGGAGCGGCCAGGGCTGCCTGGCCCAGAGCACAGCCCTTCAGAATCCCAGCCTTCGTCACCTTCTCCGACCCCATCACCACCGCCAGTCTTGGAACCCGGGTCTGAGCCTAATCTCACAGTCCTCCCTATTCCTGGGGACACTATGACAACGGGGATGATACAGACGTCTGTAGAAGAATCAACCCCCGTGCCCCCTGAAACTGGGGAGCCATATTGCCTCTCTCCAGAACCCACTCCCCTCGCTGAACCCATACTGGAAGTAGAAGTGACACTTAGCAAACCAGTTCCAGAATCTGAGTTCTCTTCCAGTCCTCTCCAGGTTCCCACCCCCCTGGCATCTCACAAGGTGGAAATTCTTCCTGAGCCTAATGGCACGGTCCTATCTGAGAATTTGGAACCAGAGTTGGAGTCGAGCCCAGAGcttgcccctctccctcccccggcTTGTCCCTCTGAATCCCCCATGCCCATTGCTCCAACTGCCCAACCTGAGGAACTGCTCAACGGAGCCCCCTCGCCACCAGCTGTGGACTTAAGCCCAGTCAGTGAACCAGAGGAGCAGGCCAAGGAGGCTACAGCATCGGTGGCTCCCCCCACCGTCCTTTCTGCCACTCCAGCTGTGGTTTCTCCAGCTGCTTCCCCTGCTCAGGAGGAGGAcatggaggaagaggaagaagaggaagaggaaggagaagctgagggtgagaagggaggagaggaacCGCTCCCCCTAGAGAGCACCCCTGTCCCAGCCCACCTGTCCCAGAATTTGGAGGTGGCATCAGCCACCCAAG TGGCAGTATCTGTGCCAAAGAGGAGACGGAAAATTAAGGAGCTCAATAAGAAGGAGACTGTAGGAGACCTTCTAGATGCCTTCAAGGAG GTGAACCCAGGAGTACCAGAGGTAGAAAATCAGCCTCCTGTAGGCAACAATCCCAGCCCAGAGCCTGAGGGCAGCAGTGTGCCCCCGCGACCTGAGGAAGCAGACGAGACCTGGGACTCAAAGGAAGACAAGATTCAAAATGCTGAGAACATCCAGCCGGGGGAACAGAAGTATGAATATAAGTCAG ATCAGTGGAAGCCTCTAAACCTTGAGGAGAAAAAGCGTTATGACCGTGAGTTCCTGCTTGGCTTTCAGTTCATCTTTGCCAGTATGCAGAAGCCAGAGGGATTGCCCCATATCAGTGATGTGGTGTTGGATAAG GCCAATAAAACACCATTGCGGCCACTGGATCCCGCTAGACTTCAAGGCATAAATTGTGGCCCAGACTTCACCCCATCCTTTGCCAACCTTGGCCGACCAGCCCTTAGCCGCGGGCCCCCGAGGGGTGGGCCAGGTGGGGAGCTGCCCCGAGGGCCG CAGGCTGGTCTGGGACCCCGGCGATCTCAGCAGGGCTCCCGAAAGGAACCACGCAAGATCATTGCCACGGTGTCAATGACTGAAGATATAAAGCTGAACAAAGCAGAGAAGGCCTGGAAACCCAGTAGCAAGCGGACAGCGGCTGATAAGGACCGAGGGGAGGAGGACACTGATGGCAGCAAAACCCAG gaCCTGTTCCGCAGGGTGCGCTCCATCCTGAATAAGCTGACACCCCAGATGTTCCAGCAGCTGATGAAGCAGGTGACGCAGCTAGCCATCGACACCGAGGAACGCCTCAAAGGGGTCATTGACCTCATCTTCGAGAAGGCCATTTCAGAACCCAACTTCTCCGTGGCCTATGCCAACATGTGCCGCTGCCTCATGGCG CTGAAAGTGCCCACTACAGAAAAGCCAGCAGTGACTGTGAACTTCCGAAAACTGTTGTTAAACCGATGTCAGAAGGAGtttgaaaaagacaaagatgacGATGAGGTTTTTGAGAAGAAGCAAAAAGAGATGGATGAAGCTGCTACG GCAGAGGAACGGGGACGCCTGAAGGAAGAGCTGGAAGAGGCTCGAGACATAGCCCGGCGGCGCTCTTTAGGGAATATCAAGTTTATCGGGGAGTTGTTCAAGCTGAAGATGTTAACAGAGGCAATCATGCACGACTGTGTGGTTAAACTACTTAAGAACCATGATGAAGAGTCCCTCGAATGCCTTTGCCGTCTGCTCACCACCATTGGCAAAGACCTGGACTTTGAAAAGGCCAAG CCCCGGATGGATCAATATTTCAACCAGATGGAAAAAATCATTAAGGAAAAGAAGACTTCATCCCGAATCCGCTTTATGCTGCAAGACGTGCTGGATCTGCGACGG AGCAATTGGGTGCCGCGTCGAGGGGACCAGGGTCCCAAGACGATTGACCAAATCCACAAGGAAGCTGAGATGGAGGAGCATCGGGAGCACATAAAAGTGCAGCAGTTAATGGCCAAGGGCAGCGACAAGCGTCGGGGTGGCCCTCCAGGCCCACCCATCA GTCGTGGACTTCCACTTGTGGATGATGGTGGCTGGAACACAGTGCCCATCAGCAAGGGCAGCCGCCCTATTGACACCTCACGACTCACTAAGATCACGAAG CCTGGCTCCATTGATTCTAACAACCAGCTGTTTGCACCTGGAGGGCGATTGAGCTGGGGCAAGGGTAGCAGTGGAGGCTCAGGAGCCAAGCCCTCCGATGCAG CATCAGAAGCTGCTCGTCCAGCTACTAGTACCTTGAATCGCTTCTCAGCCCTTCAACAAGCAGTACCTACAGAAAGCACAGATAACAGACGTGTGGTACAGAG GAGTAGCTTGAGCCGGGAACGAGGTGAGAAAGCTGGGGACCGGGGAGACCGCCTAGAGCGGAGTGAACGGGGAGGTGACCGGCTTGATCGTGCACGGACACCCGCCACCAAGCGGAGCTTCAGCAAGGAAGTGGAGGAACGGAGTAGAGAGCGGccctctcagcctgagggacTGCGCAAGGCAGCTAGCCTCACGGAGGATCGGGACCGCGGGCGGGATGCTG TGAAGCGAGAAGCCGCCCTGCCCGCTGTGAGTCCCCCGAAGGCTGCGCTCTCTGAAGAGGAGCTGGAGAAGAAATCCAGGGCCATTATTGAGGAGTACCTCCATCTCAATGACATGAAG GAGGCGGTTCAGTGCGTGCAGGAGCTGGCCTCGCCCTCGCTGCTCTTCATCTTTGTGCGGCACGGCATCGAGTCCACGCTGGAGCGCAGCGCCATTGCCCGTGAGCACATGGGACGACTGCTGCACCAGCTGCTCTGTGCCGGGCACCTCTCCACTGCTCAGTACTACCAAGG GCTATATGAAATCCTGGAATTGGCTGAAGACATGGAAATTGACATCCCTCATGTGTGGCTCTACCTAGCAGAACTGGTAACGCCCATTCTGCATGAAGGTGGGATGCCCATGGGGGAGCTGTTCAG GGAGATTACAAAACCTCTGAGACCCCTGGGCAAAGCTGCTTCCCTGTTGCTGGAGATCCTGGGACTCCTATGCAAAAGCATG GGTCCCAAGAAGGTGGGGACGCTGTGGCGAGAGGCTGGACTCAGCTGGAAGGAATTTTTACCTGAAGGCCAGGATGTCGGTGCCTTTGTCACTGCACAG AAGGTGGAGTATACCTTGGGAGAGGAGTCAGAAGCCCTTGGCCAGAGGTTGCTGTCCTCTGAGGAGCTGAACAAGCAGCTGGAGAAGCTGCTGAAGGAGGGCAGCAGTAACCAGCGGGTGTTTGACTGGATAGAG GCCAACGTGAATGAGGAGCAGGTAGCATCCAACACATTAGTTCGAGCTCTCATGACAACAGTCTGCTACTCTGCAATTATCT TTGAGACTCCTCTCCGAGTGGATGTTGCGGTGCTGAAAGCGCGAGCGAAACTGCTACAGAAGTACCTGTGTGATGAGCAGACGGAGCTGCAGGCGCTCTATGCCCTCCAGGCCCTTGTAGTGACCTTAGAACAGCCCCCCA ACCTGCTTCGGATGTTCTTTGATGCGCTGTACGATGAGGACGTGGTGAAGGAGGACGCCTTCTATAGTTGGGAGAGTAGCAAGGACCCCGCTGAACAGCAGGGCAAGGGTGTGGCCCTTAAATCTGTCACAGCTTTCTTCAAGTGGCTTCGtgaggcggaggaggaggagtcTGACCACAACTGA